The Shewanella pealeana ATCC 700345 genome contains the following window.
CAAATGATGCGCAGCGTGAGCAGGGTCTTGAGCGTTTAGCACGTCGTGGCTTTAGCCCAATCGTTGTTGTTGGCTTTATGTATGGCTCAGCACTTGAAAAAGTTGCTAAGAAATACCCTGAGACTGAATTTGTTATTATTGACTCAGTTGTTGACCTGCCAAACGTTAAGTCACTTGTCTTTGAAGAGCATGAAGGTTCATTCCTTGTTGGTGCACTTGCTGTGATGAAGTCTGAAACCAACAAGATTGGTTTTGTTGGCGGCATGGATATTCCTCTCATTCGTAAGTTTGCTTGTGGTTACGAGCAAGGCGCGAAGTTCATGAGCCAAGATGCTGAAGTATTCCAAAACATGACTGGTTCTACTATCGCTGCATGGAATGATCCAGCACGTGGTGCAGAACTTTCTAAGAGCCAGTTCACTAAAGGCGCTGACGTAATTTTCGCCGCTGCTGGTGGTACAGGTGTGGGTGTTTATCAAGCGGCTAAAGATGAAGGTAAGTACGCTATTGGTGTTGATTCAAACCAAAACTATATCCACCCAGGCGTAATGCTAACTTCTATGGTTAAGCAAGTGGGTGTTGCAACATTTGAAGTATTTAAAGCCGCTGAAAAAGGCACATTTGTTGCGGGTATTGATAGCCGTGGTCTAGAAGAAAATGGTGTTAACTGGGCATTAGATGAGCATAACCGTGCATTGGTTACTCCAGAAATGGAAGCAAAACTAGCTGATATCACAAAGAAAATTATTGCGGGCGAGATTGTTGTTCATGACTATATGAAAGACAACAGCTGTAAATATTAAGCCGTATTAAGATTGATTTAGCTCCTTGGTTACTGACTGGGGAGCTTTATTATAAGTGGCAATTTTTAAGAGTTAATTTTTAAATCATTATTTGATCAATGTTTATTTATCAATGTCTATTCATCAATGTCGATCAAGACATTTGAGATAATTATGACCATGTCTACATACGCAAAAGAAAAATCAGATGAGCGTCCCGTTGCCCTTGAGCTGCGTGGTATCAATAAAAGATTCGGCGCAGTTCACGCCAACAAAGATATCTGCTTAAAAATTCCTGCTGGCACCATTCACGGTATTATCGGTGAGAACGGTGCAGGTAAATCCACCTTGATGAATATCATTTATGGTTTCTACACCGCAGATAAGGGTGAGATCCTGATTGATGGCATCGAGCGCAAGCTGGCTAACTCTAAAGAAGCCATCAGTTATGGCATTGGCATGGTGCATCAGCACTTTATGTTGGTTGACAATTTCACCGTACTTGAGAATGTCATCTTAGGTGCTGAAGAGGGCGGTTTACTTAAGCCTAGCCTTAGAAAGGCGCGCAAAGAGCTTGAGCGTTTAGCCAAAGAATACCAACTCGATGTACCCCTCGATAGCCTAATTGAAGAGCTGTCAGTTGGATTACAGCAACGAGTCGAGATCTTAAAAGCGCTATATCGCGGCGCAAAAATTCTTATTCTAGACGAGCCAACTGGCGTACTAACGCCGCAAGAAACTGAGCACCTATTCCATATTTTCGATGCCTTGCGAGCGCAAGGGGTCACTATCTTATTGATTACCCATAAACTAAAAGAGATCCTCTCTGCCACTGACAATGTGTCGGTAATGCGCCAAGGTGAAATGGTTGCTCATAGAGAAACGGCTCACACCAATAAAGAAGAGCTCGCAGAGTTGATGGTTGGCCGTAAGGTTCGCCTTAAAGCTGAAAAAAGTGATGCGCATCCGACCGAGGTATTACTTTCAACCCATCAGCTTACTTATACCGACAGCATGGGCGTAGATCGCCTTAAAGAAGTGTCGATTGAGATTAAAGCGGGTGAAGTGGTTGGTGTTGCAGGAGTCTCTGGTAATGGTCAATCAGAGCTATTAAGTGCACTAGCCGGGCTTATCACACCAACGCGCGGTTCAATTAAGATTGGCGATAAAGTGATTGATGCCAACAACCCAACTTGCGCCGATGGTATGCGCAAATTAAAGGTTGGTCACATACCAGAAGATAGATTGGTAATGGGCTTAATCAAGTCTTTCACTGCAGAAGAGTCGGCCATTCTTGGTCATCATAATCAGTCACAGTACAACGGCGTTTTATTGAATAAGCCTAAGTACATTAACGCTGAGTGTAAGCGTTTGATGGATGAGTGGGATGTTAGACCTCGAGATCCTAAGCTGAAAAGCTCACTGTTTTCAGGCGGTAACCAGCAGAAACTGATTATTGCTCGCGAAGTGGATCAAGACCCAGATATCTTACTGATTGGTCAGCCGACCCGCGGTGTCGATATCGGTGCGATTGAGTTTATTCACAAGCGCATTATCGAGCTAAGAGAGCAAGGCAAGGGCATTTTACTAGTATCAGTTGAGCTAGATGAAGTGATGTCGCTTGCAGATAGAATAATAGTGATGTTTGACGGCCATGTGGTTGGTGAGATTGATGCCAATAAGGCCGATGAGAAAACTTTAGGAATGATGATGGCAAATATTCTGCCAGATGAGCTGGCTGCGGATAACGGAGGTCAGCAATGAATGACTCTAAAATCCCATCATGGGTAAATATTATTGTTTTGCCATTGATTAATATCTTTTTTGCCTTCGCCTTTGCGGCCGGTATTTTTATTGCGGTTGATGTGAATCCGATAGAAGCCGCTGGTGTAATGGTACGCGGCGCCTTGGGTTATCAAGAAGGTATTGGTTATACGCTTTATTATGCGACTAACTTTATCTTTACCGGTTTAGCCGTGGCAATGGCATTCTCTGCAGGCCTATTTAATATTGGTGGTGAAGGTCAGGCCTATATGGGCGGCTTAGGTGTCGGGCTTGCCTGTTTAGCACTCGATAGCACCTTGCCTTTCTGGGCATTGCTGCCAATTACTATGCTTGCCAGTATGTTGTTTGGTGCGCTGTTTGCGCTGATCCCAGCTTATTTACAGGCTTACCGCGGTAGCCATATCGTGATCACCACCATCATGTTTAACTTTATCGCGTCAGCGTTAATGGTTTACCTGCTAGTAAACGTACTTAAGCTAGAAGGCCAAATGGCGCCGGTATCGCGTGTATTTGAAGAAAGCGCTGGTTTACCCATGTTCCATGAGATGACCCAGTGGTTTGGCATTTCTTTCTCACAATCACCCATGAATCTAAGCTTCTTTATTGCGCTTATCTGCTGTGTACTCGTTTGGGCGCTGCTGTGGCGTACCCGTTGGGGCTATGCAATTCGTGCCATGGGCGCGAGCCCAAGTGCGGCTGAATATGGCGGCATTAACTACAAGAAGCTGATCATTGTGGTGATGCTTATTTCTGGTGCGCTTTCGGGCATGATGGGATTGAACGAAGTTCAGGGCTACAGCCAGCAGCTTAAACTGGACTTTGTTGCCGGTTATGGCTTTACCGGTATTGCAGTGTGTTTGATTGGCCGCAGCCATCCGATAGGGATCATCTTAGCCAGTCTACTATTTGGCGTGCTGTATCAAGGCGGCGCAGAGCTGTCATTTGACTACCCGAATATTGACCGTGAGATGATCCAAGTCGTGCAGGCGTTAGTTGTACTGTTTAGCGGCGCATTGGCATTGATGCTAGTTAAACCGACTGAGAAGCTATTTGTGTTTCTTAATCAAAAGAAAGCAGCCCTAGGCAGCGTTAAGGCGGAGGCATAAATTATGTTTGAGAATATCATTCTAATCTTAGATGCAACGCTAAGGGTATCGGCGCCGCTAATCCTAGCAGCGCTTGCAGGCTTGTTCTCTGAGCGCTCCGGTATTGTTAACATTGCACTTGAAGGCAAGATGCTCTCCGCTGCCTTTGCCGCAGCGGCAACGGCTTCTATAACAGGCTCTGTTTGGCTAGGTCTGCTAGCGGGTATTGCTGTTTCAGTAATGCTGTCGCTGGTGCATGGTTTTGCGACCATTACCCACCGCGGCGATCAAATCGTATCCGGCGTAGCTATTAACATGTTAGCTGTGGGCTTAACTGTCACGCTAGGGCGTTTCTGGTTCGGTCTGGGCGGTCAAACGCCTGCACTCACAGATGAATCACGCTTTACTGCTATCACCTTACCTGGCGCAGACGCATTAGCCGATGTACCGGTTATTGGCATGATTTACAGCCAACTGTTTTCAGGGCACAACTTCTTAGTGTATCTGTCGCTGTTTGCAGTGCCAGCCGTTTACTGGATTGTTTATAAAACCCGTTTTGGTCTAAGACTGCGCGCTGCGGGTGAAAACCCACATGCTGTGGATACCGCGGGTATTTCAGTTGCTTGGATCCGTTATCGCGCGCTTATCATTGCCGGTGTATTAGCGGGTATGGCGGGGGCTTACTTGTCGACTGCTCACAGTGCGGGCTTTGTGCCGAATATGAGTGCGGGTAAAGGCTTTATCGCGTTAGCGGCGTTGATTTTTGGTAAGTGGAAGCCTGTGCCGGTATTGTTTGGTTGTCTACTGTTTGGTTTCTTAGACGCGATTGCGATTCGTCTGCAAGGTGTTGAGTTACCACTTGTCGGCGAGATCCCAGTACAAGCGATTGAGGTATTACCTTATATCCTGACGGTATTACTGTTAGCAGGCTTTATTGGCCGCGCGGTGGGGCCAAAGGCGATTGGGCAACCATATGTTAAGTCTCGCTAGCGATAGCGTGGTTTATCGTTGTTGATTCAATCAAGCTTCGCTTGATAAAGGTCGTGAGCTTCCAGCTCACACTCGGGCAAGAGGGGGACAACAGCTTCCCCCTCTTGCATCTCCCCAGCCGCCCCGACGAAGTTGTCTCCCTCGTACTTATGGATAAATCGCTAACGCTTCCGATGGGGCATCCTGCCCCGCGAAAGCTACGCCGACATCCATGTCGGCATCACGTGATTTATTCCAACGTACTTCGGCAACTCCGATGGGGAACTGGTGTTTTCTGTGATTTCAGTTAGATACGTTAAGCTAGGTATTTGGATGTTTTCTCTGGCGGCAGATCCAAAATATCCATATCCACTTTGTAATTTTTCGTGCTCGTTTATTCAGTGCCACTCTGGTAGAGTTCTTATAAATCAATAGCTTTACTTTAGTGAGGCTTTAATAATAGGTTTATTAAATGTGCATGTGCGTTTTGCCAAATACGTACGCATGCGCACTATACAAAAGTTATGTCTAGAGAGAGTTCATGGATATAAAATTAATTGTGGCATTAATCGGGCTGGTTGGAGTCGGAGCAAGCGCTTTAATTCAATACCATCTCGGTAAAAAAAATGAGCATAATAAAAAAGAAATCGAGATAAGAGCAAACGCATATCTCGATTTGGTTAATGCCGTCTCAGAGATAGCTAGCTCAATTAAGCATGATGAAGAACGAAACTTAGAGCAGTTACAACGGCTAACACAGGCAAAATCTAGGGTAGTACTTTTGGGGAGCGATGCTGTCGTCACAGAGCTTCACAAGTACTTTACTGAGTACGGCGTTCTAAATTCAGATGAGTCCTTTAATGCATTCAGTAATATTATTTCTGCTATGCGCAATGACTTATCTGGTAGCAATACATTAACAAATAAACTATTAACAGAATCTTTGTTCGGGAAATAGGCAAAGGCATAACAAGCGCCTGCAATCTGGCCTCCGGCGGTTGAGGTGGCGTTATGCTTCTGGAGAGGAAATGGAGAAAAAGAACAAGCTATCTGTAGACGAAATCGTAGAATCGATGCTCTCATCAGTTTGTGAAACATCGAACTCAGAGCGCGTTTGGCGTGTGTTGATTGACCCTGTGATGCATCTAGAATTTAAAACGCAGTTCAATATGTATAGTTCGTTTATGCTTACGACTAGTCGTAGCACTTTTGCAACGTTATTAATGGGTTTGTCTAGAATTTCAGATGATCAGAATAATTCTATGAGTATTCCAAAGTTACTAGAACTAGCCGAATCGGACTCAAACTCAGTCGAGATAGAAGAATTGAGGCATAAGTACTCGGATCTCAACAAAACATGGCAAAGCCTTAAACACATTAGACATAATGTGTACGCGCATATTAGCGCGAATACGACAGAGTTTAGCGCATTTGAGAGAGCTGGAGTGACTCCTAACGATCTTACTGAAGCTGCTAATGTGACGAAAGAAATTGTATTGTCAGTATATGACTTACTAGGTTATGACTCTGCGCCTTATAAAAATTTACACGTAGATGCAAAGCTAGATCTTCAAAAGCTATTTCGTAATTTAAAAGCAGGAAGAGATGTTAGGCTCAGTGGAGCATAAGCATAACAAACGACTATGGCGTCAATAGCTAGTTTTAAATACTTAGATATGTCGGGTCAGAGTAAACATTCAAATACCTGAATCTAACTTCCCCTACTTAGTCTACAGAAAACACCCATTCCCCATCGGAGTTGCCGAGGTCATTGAAGAAAAATATCGTGATTGAGGCATGGATGCCGAGATAGCCTTAGGTGAGCCATGGACGGCGAATATGAGGCGATAGATATTTTCGAAAATGA
Protein-coding sequences here:
- a CDS encoding BMP family lipoprotein, producing the protein MMKILSATAAAVTLAMCSFAASAADFKPAVAFDTTGKFDKSFNQAVYQNGVLKFNESSDIEVREFVPSNDAQREQGLERLARRGFSPIVVVGFMYGSALEKVAKKYPETEFVIIDSVVDLPNVKSLVFEEHEGSFLVGALAVMKSETNKIGFVGGMDIPLIRKFACGYEQGAKFMSQDAEVFQNMTGSTIAAWNDPARGAELSKSQFTKGADVIFAAAGGTGVGVYQAAKDEGKYAIGVDSNQNYIHPGVMLTSMVKQVGVATFEVFKAAEKGTFVAGIDSRGLEENGVNWALDEHNRALVTPEMEAKLADITKKIIAGEIVVHDYMKDNSCKY
- a CDS encoding ABC transporter ATP-binding protein, with protein sequence MTMSTYAKEKSDERPVALELRGINKRFGAVHANKDICLKIPAGTIHGIIGENGAGKSTLMNIIYGFYTADKGEILIDGIERKLANSKEAISYGIGMVHQHFMLVDNFTVLENVILGAEEGGLLKPSLRKARKELERLAKEYQLDVPLDSLIEELSVGLQQRVEILKALYRGAKILILDEPTGVLTPQETEHLFHIFDALRAQGVTILLITHKLKEILSATDNVSVMRQGEMVAHRETAHTNKEELAELMVGRKVRLKAEKSDAHPTEVLLSTHQLTYTDSMGVDRLKEVSIEIKAGEVVGVAGVSGNGQSELLSALAGLITPTRGSIKIGDKVIDANNPTCADGMRKLKVGHIPEDRLVMGLIKSFTAEESAILGHHNQSQYNGVLLNKPKYINAECKRLMDEWDVRPRDPKLKSSLFSGGNQQKLIIAREVDQDPDILLIGQPTRGVDIGAIEFIHKRIIELREQGKGILLVSVELDEVMSLADRIIVMFDGHVVGEIDANKADEKTLGMMMANILPDELAADNGGQQ
- a CDS encoding ABC transporter permease, with product MNDSKIPSWVNIIVLPLINIFFAFAFAAGIFIAVDVNPIEAAGVMVRGALGYQEGIGYTLYYATNFIFTGLAVAMAFSAGLFNIGGEGQAYMGGLGVGLACLALDSTLPFWALLPITMLASMLFGALFALIPAYLQAYRGSHIVITTIMFNFIASALMVYLLVNVLKLEGQMAPVSRVFEESAGLPMFHEMTQWFGISFSQSPMNLSFFIALICCVLVWALLWRTRWGYAIRAMGASPSAAEYGGINYKKLIIVVMLISGALSGMMGLNEVQGYSQQLKLDFVAGYGFTGIAVCLIGRSHPIGIILASLLFGVLYQGGAELSFDYPNIDREMIQVVQALVVLFSGALALMLVKPTEKLFVFLNQKKAALGSVKAEA
- a CDS encoding ABC transporter permease, giving the protein MFENIILILDATLRVSAPLILAALAGLFSERSGIVNIALEGKMLSAAFAAAATASITGSVWLGLLAGIAVSVMLSLVHGFATITHRGDQIVSGVAINMLAVGLTVTLGRFWFGLGGQTPALTDESRFTAITLPGADALADVPVIGMIYSQLFSGHNFLVYLSLFAVPAVYWIVYKTRFGLRLRAAGENPHAVDTAGISVAWIRYRALIIAGVLAGMAGAYLSTAHSAGFVPNMSAGKGFIALAALIFGKWKPVPVLFGCLLFGFLDAIAIRLQGVELPLVGEIPVQAIEVLPYILTVLLLAGFIGRAVGPKAIGQPYVKSR
- a CDS encoding AbiU2 domain-containing protein, which encodes MEKKNKLSVDEIVESMLSSVCETSNSERVWRVLIDPVMHLEFKTQFNMYSSFMLTTSRSTFATLLMGLSRISDDQNNSMSIPKLLELAESDSNSVEIEELRHKYSDLNKTWQSLKHIRHNVYAHISANTTEFSAFERAGVTPNDLTEAANVTKEIVLSVYDLLGYDSAPYKNLHVDAKLDLQKLFRNLKAGRDVRLSGA